The Sylvia atricapilla isolate bSylAtr1 chromosome 5, bSylAtr1.pri, whole genome shotgun sequence genome includes a window with the following:
- the LOC136361004 gene encoding cadherin EGF LAG seven-pass G-type receptor 1-like — translation MVHITVEDENDNYPQFSEKRYLVQVPEDAPVNSQILQVQATDRDRGSNAQVHYSIVSGNLKGQFYIHSFSGAIDLINPLDYETIREYTLRIKAQDGGRPPLINSSGMVSVQVVDVNDNAPIFVSTPFQASVLENVPLGYSVLHIQAVDADSGENARLEYKLIEMAPSTGGAPVTGDSGFPFQINNSTGWITVAAELDRETVENYHFGVEARDHGVPVMTSSASVSITVLDVNDNNPTFTEKVYHLRLNEDAAVGSSVLTLTAVDRDVNSVVTYQITSGNTRNRFAITSQSGGGLITLALPLDYKQERQYVLTVTASDGTRFDTVQVFINVTDANTHRPVFQSSHYTVSVSEDKPIGTSIVTISATDEDTGENARITYILDDNIPQFRIDPDTGTITTLMELDYEDQASYTLAITAHDNGIPQKSDTTYVEILILDANDNAPRFLRDRYQGSVFEDVPLSTSVLQLSATDRDSGLNGRLLYTFQGGDDGDGDFYIEPTSGVIRTLRKLDRENVAVYSLRAFAVDRGSPPLKASVDIQVTVLDINDNPPVFEKDEFDIFVEENSPVGSIVARISAADPDEGTNAQIMYQIVEGNIPEVFQLDLLNGDLTALMDLDYESRTEYVIVVQATSAPLVSRATVHIRLLDQNDNPPVLQDFQILFNNYVTNKSNSFPSGVIGKIPAHDPDVSDSLAYTFVQGNELNLLLLDSATGELKLSRDLDNNRPLEAFMRVSVSGKQALECMILFVRLV, via the coding sequence ATGGTGCACATCACTGTAGAGGATGAGAATGACAACTACCCTCAGTTCAGTGAGAAGCGCTACTTGGTCCAGGTGCCAGAGGATGCCCCGGTGAACAGCCAGATATTGCAGGTACAGGCCACAGATCGGGACCGGGGCAGCAACGCCCAGGTGCACTACAGCATTGTGAGTGGCAACCTGAAAGGCCAGTTCTACATTCACTCTTTCTCTGGCGCCATCGACCTCATCAACCCTCTGGATTACGAGACTATCCGGGAGTACACGCTCCGGATCAAAGCCCAGGATGGGGGCAGACCTCCTTTGATCAACTCCAGTGGGATGGTGTCGGTGCAGGTTGTAGACGTGAATGACAACGCCCCCATCTTTGTGAGCACTCCCTTCCAGGCCTCGGTGCTGGAGAATGTTCCTCTGGGCTACTCGGTGCTGCACATCCAGGCGGTGGATGCTGACTCTGGAGAGAATGCCCGCCTGGAGTACAAACTCATAGAGATGGCACCGTCCACTGGAGGTGCCCCTGTAACGGGTGACTCTGGGTTCCCTTTTCAAATCAACAACAGCACAGGGTGGATCACTGTAGCTGCAGAGCTGGACCGAGAGACCGTGGAAAACTATCACTTTGGGGTGGAGGCCAGAGACCACGGTGTGCCGGTCATGACCTCCTCAGCCAGCGTGTCCATCACTGTTCTGGATGTCAATGACAACAACCCCACCTTCACAGAGAAGGTGTATCACCTCAGACTGAACGAGGatgcagctgtgggcagcagtgTCCTGACCCTGACAGCAGTGGACAGGGACGTTAACAGTGTTGTGACTTACCAGATTACCAGTGGCAACACCAGGAACCGTTTTGCCATCACCAGTCAGAGTGGAGGAGGGCTGATCACACTGGCCTTGCCCCTGGATTACAAACAAGAAAGGCAGTATGTGCTCACGGTCACTGCCTCTGATGGCACTCGCTTTGACACCGTCCAGGTCTTCATCAATGTCACAGATGCCAACACACACCGCCCGGTCTTCCAGAGCTCCCATTACACTGTGAGCGTCAGTGAGGACAAGCCCATTGGCACCTCTATTGTCACCATCAGTGCCACTGATGAAGACACGGGGGAGAACGCAAGAATCACTTATATTTTGGATGATAATATCCCCCAGTTCCGCATTGACCCTGATACGGGCACCATCACCACCCTGATGGAGCTGGACTATGAGGACCAGGCCTCCTACACATTGGCCATTACGGCCCATGACAATGGTATCCCCCAGAAATCGGACACCACGTACGTTGAGATCCTCATCCTGGACGCCAATGACAATGCACCCCGCTTCCTGCGCGACCGCTACCAGGGCTCGGTGTTTGAGGACGTGCCACTCTCCACCAGTGTCCTGCAGCTGTCTGCCACTGACCGTGACTCGGGCCTCAATGGCCGTCTCCTCTACACGTTCCAAGGTGGTGACGATGGAGATGGAGACTTCTACATCGAGCCCACTTCTGGAGTGATTCGCACTCTGCGCAAGCTGGACCGCGAGAACGTGGCTGTCTACAGCCTGCGGGCCTTTGCTGTGGACAGGGGCAGCCCACCACTGAAAGCCTCTGTGGACATCCAGGTGACTGTGCTGGACATTAATGACAACCCTCCTGTCTTTGAGAAGGATGAATTTGATATCTTTGTGGAGGAGAACAGCCCCGTGGGCTCTATTGTGGCACGGATCAGTGCCGCTGATCCCGACGAGGGGACCAATGCACAGATCATGTACCAGATCGTAGAGGGGAACATCCCTGAGGTCTTCCAACTAGACTTGCTCAATGGAGACCTCACAGCCCTAATGGACCTGGATTATGAGAGCCGGACAGAGTATGTTATTGTGGTGCAGGCCACTTCAGCCCCTCTTGTGAGCCGAGCAACTGTGCACATCCGCCTCCTGGACCAGAACGACAATCCACCCGTGCTGCAGGACTTCCAGATCCTCTTCAATAACTACGTGACCAACAAGTCCAACAGCTTTCCCTCTGGCGTGATTGGCAAGATCCCAGCTCATGATCCCGATGTGTCTGATAGCCTAGCCTACACTTTTGTCCAAGGCAATGAGTTAAACTTGCTCCTTTTGGACTCTGCCACTGGGGAACTCAAACTGAGTCGTGATCTGGACAACAACAGACCCCTGGAAGCCTTTATGAGAGTGTCAGTCTCAGGTAAGCAAGCATTGGAGTGCATGATTTTGTTTGTCAGATTAGTATGA